A region of the Polyodon spathula isolate WHYD16114869_AA unplaced genomic scaffold, ASM1765450v1 scaffolds_3358, whole genome shotgun sequence genome:
aaataaaaacgtatctaattaaaaataacagtataacATTTATAAGAGGGCTATCTTCGAGGTCTCTTCAGTAAGTAGTTGTTTGTCTCAGTTGGCATCTGATGTGCCCTGCAGCTGCACGCGTACGCGCTCAGACACAGAGCGGGGCGAAAGACATTCCagaagtcattttttaaaaagcgtaTACGTAGTTAATTTTTAAtagcatgaaaaaataaaaaaaagcgcCTAGTTAGTCCCAGTTCTTAGCTTTCGGTTGAGTTACAGATCAGCACTTTTGGGCTTGTAGAACGTGAGATATGTAGACGTTTCAAACAGGTGAGTGTCAATACAATTTTCCATTGAAGCCTGAAAAGGagtaaaaaatgaaacacaaataaaaaatccacACCTTCCGCAGCCCTAAACCAATTACGTGGGGATATTCACCGTGGCTATGGCCCAATGAAAAAATtttgattggacggctgagatatgtcATGTTTCGTCATCGTAACAAAAGTTACCAAATTAGAGCCCgtcggcagcaaagggttaaataacgtacctgtaatttttcttttcattgttcacatcTGACAACTTAAACTTTAAACAGTTTCAAAGCTCATTTCAAaatggtttgagatctgtcctcaagATCACTGCAGGAATGGGAATAAAAACACAGGGATTccgggtaaaaaattggagatgactaaatgataaaaaaacaaaaaaacacatggattGTTACTGCGGTGTAatttgtttgacaatgtgggcagtgCTTACACTatcatcagtgcactagagcagtcattttgaaaagacctttgaaagTATTTAGAGTTTTAAGTCCACTGAGTGAGTGTCTCGCTGGGCCCGTGATCAGGTAACCACGGTAAAAAATGCACTTCATTGTATTGCCTTACTGGGCCGCCATACTTTCGGTATAGGTTGGAAACACATTAGATTTCACTCCGTGATTTTTCTTTTTCGTGTCACTGAGACGGGCGTTTGCATTTTAAACGGGCTCAAATGATAAGACTCTTTGAATCTGATTGAACCTAAGCCACTTCAGGTccgagttgtaagtgtaaacacaccaatAGAGAAAAGATCGTAATACTTATCGTAATGATcgtaattttattttctgttttcaggactgTCGTCTTGGTGAAAACCAAGGAAGAAAGATGGAgtgtgtttacattaaacaggaggaGATTCTGGAAGTGGTACCTATCTGCATtaaagaagaggagactgaactggagcctgtccacattgaagaagaggagactgaactggagcctgtccacattaaagaagaggagactgaactggagcctgtccacattaaagaagaggagactgaactggatCCTGTCCACATTGAAGAGGAGTCTATTGACTTGTTTAAGGATTCAGAAAACATTTCCCATCCAAAGATATCACATCAGTGtactgactgtgggaagagcttcagtcagttAGGAAGCTTAAAAATACACTACCGAGTTCACACTGGAGAAAAGCCGTATCGCTGTTCTGAATGTGGGgagtgtttcagtgtgtcaggaagcctaaaaacacacctgcgaattcacactggagagaagccgtatcactgtactgaatgtggggTGAGTTTCAGTGTGTCAGGaagcctaaaaacacaccagcgaattcacactggagagaagccatatcactgttctgaatgCGGGGAGAGCTTCAGTCGGATAGGAAGCCTAAAAAGACACCAacaaattcacactggagagaagccgtatctcTGTATTGAATGTGGGGAAAGTTTTAGTCAATTAggaaacctaaaaacacaccagcgaattcacactggagagaagccatatcactgttTTGAATGCGGGGAGCGTTTTAGTCAGTTAggaaacctaaaaacacaccagcgaattcacactggagagaagccatatcactgttTTGACTGTGGGGAGAGCTTCAGTC
Encoded here:
- the LOC121311916 gene encoding zinc finger protein 239-like, producing MECVYIKQEEILEVVPICIKEEETELEPVHIEEEETELEPVHIKEEETELEPVHIKEEETELDPVHIEEESIDLFKDSENISHPKISHQCTDCGKSFSQLGSLKIHYRVHTGEKPYRCSECGECFSVSGSLKTHLRIHTGEKPYHCTECGVSFSVSGSLKTHQRIHTGEKPYHCSECGESFSRIGSLKRHQQIHTGEKPYLCIECGESFSQLGNLKTHQRIHTGEKPYHCFECGERFSQLGNLKTHQRIHTGEKPYHCFDCGESFSRLGSLNKHRQIHSGASFPPSQSLTSPQCFFE